Within the Planctomycetota bacterium genome, the region GTACGAAGGGATGCTGCTCCCCAAGCCGGTCCGCGGCCAGGCCGTGTTCCTGCTCCGCACTTCGACCTATCTCGATCGGCAGGGAAAGCCGATGGTCCAGGCCCGACTCGACTCGTTTGTCCGCATGGAAGCGGTCACGGTCGAGGTATTGGCCAAGACGTTCCAGCCGCTGGTCGGGCACGTGGCCGATCACAACTATCGCGAGACGGCGGTCTTTCTGAACCGCATTCACAAAGCGGCCCAGGTCAATCCCGAGGGGTTGATGCAGTTGGTCGACCAATTGGAAGGAGTCGACGAGAAAGTGGCAAGCGGCTTCAACCAGATCGCTGACGAAATCGGCGCTCAGGCCGCGCTGGCCGAAAAGCAACAGCCAGCCATCCCCGGCGACCGCTCAGCAGAGCTACCCACCCGCCAACCGACACAGCGACGGTAAGGCAATACCGGTAGCGTATTCTTTCGTGCAGTCGATCGCACGTCGTCGCGATCATGCTCTTCTAAGCGATCAAGTTCTTCTTAAGCACCAAAGGTGCGCCCCATACCAGCCTGGGGCAACGCCCCAGGTATATGGGCATCTAATGGGTTCTAAGGGCTGAAAGCCCGTCCCATTCTTCCGAGATGTCAGCGCGGAAATGGGGCGGGCCTTCAGCCCTCAATAAGCTGCGTTGCCAGATTCCTGGGGCGTTGCCCCAGGCTGGTATGGGTCGGGCCGTTGGCCCTAAGATGCTTAATTCTGGCGTTCGCAGTCCCAATGGTATGTTCCGAACTCGCCAAGTCGTAATTACGACGCAATAGGCAGTGCCAAAATGGAAAGTCAACTCGCAGCGCAAAGCGCTCTTTTGGCCACCATAGGAACGATCATCACGACATCAATAGTCTGGATCGCTCTTTATCGTTTGCGCAACCTCTCTTGGTATCCGAAGGCCTGGTACGCGTTCGCACTTGTGCTTGGGTCCTGGGGTTTGCTCGCGCTAGCCGAGGCACCCGAATGGTCGGTACTGACGCCCGGCGTTGGCGGTCCTTGGGCCGACTTGGATTGGCTGATCTGGTCGCTGGTGTTATTTCCGGCGCTTCCTGCATTCCTTGTGTCGCTCTGGCTTCGACCGTCGCCATTTAGGTTGCGGTGGTGGCATTCATTTGCGTGCTGGCCAATCGCGTACGCGGTCTATTCCATTCTGTTCCCGCCGTTCATCGACGTCGAGGGCATGCGCATACGGCCGTGGTGGCAAGTTCTTTCGGCACTCCATGCCTCGTGGTTTACGATTCTCGTTGTCGTTCACATTTCTCTTGCGTCAATTGTTTTGCTCGCGAGCCGCAGGCGAACAAACTCAATCATCTACGAGAATATTTGGCTAAGACTCTTCATTATTACGTCAGCAGTGGCGTTCTATGCTCTCGCAAATGCACCGAGACATGTCTTTCTAGTTCCAGGAGCCGTAGCGCCTCCTTTGATCGTCTGGCCGCTATTGTTTGGGTTGGTGAATCCCATTATCGCGCTACTGATTTGGCTGAGGCCGCGCCCAATCTTATTCAGTCGATGGGGCATTGCCGGAGTAGCGGTGTTTTGCATCGTCGTCTACATCCTATATCCGTGGACTGACAGGTTGCCTTGGTGGAAAACGCATGGCGAAGGGAGCGTCTACGTGAATCCCTTTTAGCGTGTTCCAGCGAGGCGTGGAGGTGAAGCGGAAATGCTACATTTTGGTCCCTGAGGAAGATGTCCCCTTAGCTGCCCCGCCTCTGCGGTTCACTCGTTTGCCGCATTTCCGACATCGTGACCGTCGTGTCGTTGTGGTCGAATGCTCTTCGTCATTGCTGCTTCAAATAGCTCTGGGCGATTAGCAGGGCCATGCTCGTGCCGTTCAGCAGGACGTGGACCGTCATGCTCGGCCAAATGCGGTGCGTCCAGCGATAAAGCGTCCCCAGCAGCAGCGCCAAAAAGAACAGCGGGATCGGGTCCGGCCCGTGGTTATAATGCACTGCCGCGAAGATCAGCGAACTAATTAGCACAGGGAGCCAAGTCTTCCAACGCGGTGGCGGCGGTGGACTCGATTCTGCGCCCGATTCGCCTGCCGACCCACCCGCCACAGTCCGCGGCTGCGACGGCCAAATCCGTTCGAGCCACCCTTGCAGCAGCACTCGGAAAAAGAACTCTTCCGACAGCGGTGCTACAATCACAGCTGCCACAGTCGCCCATAACCAAAGGTCGAAGTCGGGGTATTGCCTGAGCAGCGTCTCGATCGGATGCTCACCTTCGAATACTCCGCTTGCCTTGATCGCGGCTTTAATCAGCAGCAATGGAATCACCATTGCCAAGAAGCCGAAGGCACCCAAGGCCACGTCCCACACCAGCCTGGATACGCTGAATCCCAGGTCCTTGGCGGACGCTCGGCTGCATTTGACGAGCCAGGCAATGGCGAGCCCCGTCGAAACGAGGCTGGCAATCGCCGATTTGGCGAATAGGTCAGCACCTTCGCGAGGTGTTATCTCGTTAATATCCGCGCCGTGCGCGCGCGGCATGAAAAGAGAAGTGATGCCGTAGATCACCGTGACGATGAGGAGGCAAACCAGCACATCAATAACGGTCCAGGGCACACGCGTTGGCGAATCAGCCGGCGGGCGACGTGCGGCGCTTTGGTCGTCGTCATTCATCGCGGATCATGCGCACGGCGGCCACGATGTAGGCCACGCCCGAATAGGCGGTCAAGAAGGCCGCGACCCACAGCGACGCCGTCAACAACGCGCCGTACCACGACGGCATCACGATCCACGCGCCGAACAAGGTGCCCCACCCCAACAGGCCCAAGCACAGCCCGGCCGCAATACACTGCGCCACCATCTTCAACTTGCCCGACATCGAGGCCGAGAAGTCGCGCCCTTGCTGTTCCAGAAAGCTCCGTAGCGCCGTGATCAGCAGCTCGCGCCCCACGATCAGGGCCACGATCCACGCTCGCAGGCCCAAAGCGTGCAGCTCGCGGCTGGGGACGTCGAGCAAGAAGATGAACGTGCCACAGATGATGATCTTGTCGGCGAACGGGTCGAGAATGCGCCCCAAGGTCGAAACCCAGCCATAGCGCCGCGCCAGGTACCCGTCCAGCCAATCGGTGCTAGCCGCCACGATGAACAGCACCAGCGACGTGCCGAAATACTCGAAGCTCATCGCCACGAACAGGGCCACCGACAGCACCAGCCGCGCCACCGTCAACTGGTTGGGCACGGTCATCACGCCCTGTTTGGCCGAGGCCGATCGGGATGCGGTGTCGGGGCTGACCATAGGCGATGCAAAGTGTCGAGGGCCGGGGGGGCGTGGCGTGAACAATTCGGTCGGCCCCGCCGCCATTATATGCAGAACGTCCCTAGCGTGCGCGACCAATCGGGGCGGCAATCAGATCGTATTCCTTGGTGGCCACGACCTCGCACGGGACGATCTGCCCCGCGCGCAACTTCTTGCCGGTCACGTACACCACCGCATCGACATCGGGCGCGTCGGCCGCGGTGCGGCCGATCCAGACATCGCGCTCGCCCGGCAATGGCGCATCGAGCAGCACATCGAGCTGCTGGCCCACCCGAGCGGCGGCCCATTCGAAGGCGATTTCCTGCTGCACGCCCATCAATTCGTCGCGCCGCGCGTTCTTCACTTCCTCGGGCAGATGGTCGGGCAAGCGGGCCGCCGGCGTATCGGGCTCGAACGAGTACGTGAACACGCCCAGCCGCTCGAAGCGGTACTGCCGCACAAAGTCGACCATCTCGGCGAATTGCTCGTCGGTCTCGCCGGGAAAGCCGGTGATCATCGTCGTCCGCAGCACCAGGTTCGGAATCCGAGCCCGTAGCTTGTCGAGCAGCGCGACCGTCTCGGCCTTGTTCACGCGGCGTTGCATCCGTTTCAACATGGTGTCATCGGCGTGTTGCAGCGGCATGTCCAAGTACGGCACGATCCGCTTGGCGCCGGCGATCACGTCGATCAGATCGTCGCCGAAGTACATCGGGTACAGGTACATCAACCGAATCCAGTCCAGACCTTCGATCTGGTCCAACTGGGCCAGCAACTCGGCCAACCGCGGCCGGCCGTACAGGTCGATGCCGTAGTACGTCGTGTCCTGGGCCACGATGATCAGCTCGCGGACGCCGTCGGCCACCAACTCGCGGGCTTCGGCCACGATCTCTTCCATGGGCTTGCTGGCGTGCTTGCCGCGCATTTTCGGAATGGCGCAGAACGTACACAGCCGGTCGCACCCTTCCGAAATCTTCAAATAGGCGAAATGCTTGGGGGTGATCCGCAGCCGGTTCCGATCGGACAGCGCCACGCTCGGCGCCGGCTGAAACACGGTGCGCTGTTCGTTCAGGCGACCGACCAGCCGGTCGGCCACCTTGGTCACTTGCTCGCGCCCGAACACGCCGACCAGATGGTCGATCTCGGGCAGGGTCTCGAGCAACTGGGCCTTCTCGCGCTCGGCCAGACAGCCCGAGACGATGACGCCCTTGGTGCCGCCGGCGCGCTTCAACTCGAGCATCTCGCGAATCGTGGCGAATGACTCGGCCCGGGCCGCTTCGATGAACCCGCAGGTGTTCACGATGACAAAGTCGGTCCCCTCGGGATCGCCGACCATTCGATAGCCATCCAACTGCAGCAGTCCCAGCATCCGCTCGCTGTCGACCAGGTTCTTGGGACAGCCCAGGCTGATGAAGCAGTACGAGCCCTTCGAGGCCGGGGCTTCCGACCGGTTGGGGTGGGGCAGGGGCTGGGCGTCGATGATCGGCGTAAAAGTCATGCGGCGATGGAACTAGCGGTGGAAAACAGGCGGCCGGTTGGTAATCGATTCATCCTACCCGGGCAGGCCAAAAGTGACGAGGGGCCGGAGGGGGCGACTTCGGGGCCAGAAAATCGAGCGAATTTGCTTGCATTGGGCAGTAGAATGTGTACAAATGTTCATTATTCATAAAAACGACGATTCGGCAGCCAGAGGTCACGAATGATGCTGGCGGAGATTCCTTGGGAACAGGTGTACCGGGCGATCGATGCCCAGGTCGGCCGGCTGCTACGCCGGGCCGGTGTGTTTCAGCCGGCGGTCGACGCCTTTCGCGTTGCCCAAGCGCTCGGGCTGACGGTCTTGCGCAACGATCGGCAGGCCGAGCGGGCGCGCTATGTCCGCTCGGGTTTCAATTCGCCGGGTGAGCGCTCTGGCCGCGACGACATGCTACGCGAGGCGTCGATCTTTATCCGTCGCGACCCCCGCCCTGAACGCGAACAGTGGGCCGTCGCCCACGAAATCGGCGAGCATCTCTCGGTCGAGTTGTTCGCCTCGCTCGGTGTCGACCCGGCCGAAGCGCCGCCGACCGCCCGCGAGCAACTGGCCAATCGACTGGCATCGCGACTGCTGTTGCCGGCCGAATGGTTTGGCGATCTGGGCCGGGCTTGCGATTGGGACCTGCCGGCGCTGAAGCAGCAGTTTCACACCGCCAGCCACGAGTTGTTGGCCCGACGGATGCTCGATTTCGACGCGCCGGCCATCGTGACCGTAGTCGACCAGCGAGCCATCAGTTGGCGGCGCAGCAACCTGGCCGGCCGGCCACCGCAACTGGCCGACTGGGAACGGTCGACTTGGCTGCGCTCGAACGAGTCGGGTCAACCCGGCGAGTCACATCACCAGGGGGCCCGGATGCGCGTCTGGCCGGTCCACGAACCAGAGTGGAAGCGCGAAATCATCCGCACCGATTTGCCGGAGCAGGACGAGTGGGGTGGTGACGAATCAGACGCCTGGTAGAACGCTCTGTTGCGCTAACTTTTGCATGAGCGCGCAGTCCAGGTCCGCCAAGCGGACTGGCTTGGCCAAAACAGCCGTCGCGCCGGCGGCTTGCCAGCGGGCCACATCGTCGGTGCGGGGAAAGCCGCACAGGACGACGAACGCCCCGGCGGGATGCGACTGTCGGCAGACGGCAATCTGTTCCATGCTCGTTGACTGTGGAAAAGCCACGTCGTAGACCACGGCCGCGCAATTCGACTCTTCGGCGGCCTCAGTGCTACGACGGTGCTGAACATCGAATCCCAGCCGGACGCACGCCTTGACGAGCCACGCAGCCTGCTCGGCATCATCGCCGACGACGAGTGCTCGCGGTCGTGGGTTTGTGCCGCTCGCGGCGCGATTGGTTGCAGGCGGCGCATCAACGAGCCAGCTTTCCTCGTCCGAGGTGGTCGCCTGGCGGGCTGGCATCTCGCCGCGCTCGGCTTGCGACTGCGTCTGCGCCAGCCAACTGGGCCACTGATGCCACAAGATGCGCCAAGCCCCAGGCCAGTCCCAGCCATGCCGCCGCTCCGATTCACACCAGGAACCCGCCACACGCAGCACGCGCGCCAGCGGCCAGCGCTCGGTCAATCGGGCCAGCTCATCACGCCGCAAGGCGCGCGGCAACGCTTCGACCAGCACGATCCACGTCGGCGAAAACCCATCGTCGATATCAGCGACCCCCGAGGCCAGATTGGCAACCGCGCGCTGCGTCGGCAACCGCGACAAGTCGGCGCGCAAGGCCGCGAACTCGTCGCTGCCGAGATCGCCCACAAATAGCCAGGCGTGCTCGATGCGAGGAATCGGGTTGGAATTGACAATCGCCATCCACACCACTCACAAGAGATCAGTAACCCGATTAAGCCAGCAACGACTGCTCGCGGACCACGATCAGCTCGCGCGCCAAGGCCGCGTCGGGCGCTTCGCGTAGCGCTTGCAGGAACGAGTCGTCGTTCACCACCCGGCTCAGTCGCGCCAGCGTGTGCAGGTGCCCCCGATCGCTCGTCGAGCAGATCAGGAAGAAAATGTCGGTCATCCGGGCGTTGCCGAATGGTATGCCGGTTTCGGTTCGCCCCAGGCAGATGAACGGTTGCTCCAAGACCGCGGGCAACGGCCGCCGCGCGTGCAACATGGCCACGCCGTTGTCGAGCGCCGTCGGGCAAAGGTCTTCGCGCTGTTGCACGGCTTCGGTCATGGCGGCTGTATCCCACAGCCAGCCTGTCCCGGCCGCCAGCTCGATCATGCCAGCAATCACCGAGGCCCGCGTTCGCGCCGCCAGCGGAATGGCAATCGCCGCCAGCGGCAGCATTTCGGCGACCGAGCGCGGCTCGCTATCGGCAGCCGCCAGGTCGCGGTCGAACGCCTCGTCCATGCGCTGCAACTCTGCTTCGTTCGACAAGCCAATTTGATGTTCCAACCATTCGCGCAATTCGGCGCGCGAGAACCGCCACTGCCCCGCCACGCGTCGCGCTGGCAAATTGCCTCGCTCGACGAGCCGTTGAACTTGCGCCGGCGACAGGTGCAAGTACTCGGCGACCCCGTTCAGGTCTAAATCGTCGTGCGACATAGCAGGCCGTGGCGCCAATGAGCGAGTGATAGCGGGGCGGTGCGACTGATTTGCCTCATTGTTCGAGTGCGGCCTGGTTTGTCTAGCGCGATCCGCCCTGATTTCGACCTTGACACCTGCGGCAGATTTCGGAGAATCCGCTCCAACGAACTCGGCCACGCAGCGCACCCCAGGCGAAGCGTGGCAACGGGCGGCCAGGAAGGCCCGCCCACGAGTCGTCAAGGCAAGGAGGCCTTGTTGCGTATGACGCTAGGATCGGCGTCAAATCACGGGATCGCGCTGCGCCAGGTCTTGCCGGAAGCCGAGTTATTCGGCGCCGACGAGATCCGTGTGAGCAGTTGTTGCGCCGATTCGCGCCAGGTTCGTCCTGGCGATCTGTTTGTCGCGCTGTCGGGTGTCGAGCGCGACGGTCACGATTTTGTCGCCGACGCGGTTGCTCGCGGCGCCGCGGCCGTGCTGGCCGAGCGGCCGATTCAGGTCGACGTTCCGGTGGCCTGTGTCGCCGATGCGCGCCGGGCGTATGGCCACTTGTGCCAGGCCCTGGTCGGCAATCCCAGTCAGCGTCTCAAGGTGATTGGCGTCACTGGCACCAATGGCAAGACGACCACCACGCATTTGATTGCCGGCGTGCTGCGAGCGGCGGGGCAATATCCCGCGGTGCTTGGCACGCTCGGCTATAGCGACGGCGTCGAGTTCGAGGCGGCCCGCTGGACCACGCCCCCCGCGCCGGTGTTGGCGGCCTGGATGGCCCGCGCCGAAGCGGCCGGTTGCACGCACGTGGTGATGGAGGTTTCGAGTCACGCGCTCGAGCAATCGCGAGTGGCCGGCGTCGAGTTCGATGTGGTCGCGGTCACGAACGTCCGGCACGATCATCTGGACTATCACCAGACGCTGTCCGCCTATCGTGCCGCCAAGGCTCGGCTGTTCGAGCAGTTGGGGCCGTCGGGCGTGGTGGTGTTGAACGTCGAGGACGACGTTTGTCGAGAAATGTATCTGCCCCGCGTCGATGGCCCGGCCTTGACCGTGGCGCTCGACCGGGCGGCCGAATTGAACGCCGTGGCGGTCGAAAGCTGCTTGAGCGAGCAGACGTTCCTGCTGCAAATCGGTAGCGAGTCGGTTCCGGTTCGCACGCGCCTTATCGGCCGGCATAACATCGAAAACTGTCTGGTCGCCGCCGCGGTTGGGTTGGCCTATGGCGTCTCGACGCCCGACGTCGTGCGCGGGCTCGAAAGCGTCGATCGGCTGGCGGGTCGGCTCGAGCCGATCGTCTGTGGTCAGTCGTTCGGTGTGTATGTCGACTATGCCCACACGCCCGACGCCTTGGCCGGCGTACTCGACGCGCTACGCGAAATGACTTCGGGCCGCGTGTTGTGCGTGTTTGGCGCTGGCGGGCGACGTGATCGGTCGAAGCGGCCACTGATGGCCCGCGCCGTCGAGTTGCGTGCTGATCTGGCAATCGTTACCAGCGACAACCCGCGCGACGAGTCACAGCGGCGCATTGTGGCCGACATCATGCGCGGCTTTGCCATGCCCGAGGCGGTGCATGTTATCGACGATCGTGCCGCGGCAATTTGCTATGCCCTGCAACAAGCCCGCGAAGGAGACGTGGTGCTGATTGCTGGCAAGGGGCACGAAGAATATCAGGAGCTGGCCGATGGCCAGATCGATTTTGACGACCGGCAGGTTGCGCGCGATTGGCTTTATGCCCAGTGGAACAGCCAGTCGTCGCGAGCCGCCTAGGCGGCAGCCCGGTCACGCATTGTTAGGGAGTGTCAGGCGAATGCAAGCAAGTGAACAAATCACGTTGGCCGATCTGGTCCGAGCGGTCGGCGGCAAATTGATCGGCCCCGCGAACGAAGTCGTTGACGCACAGCAGGTATTGCCGCGCGTGGCAATCGACTCGCGCAAGTTGAATGCCGGCGAAGTGTTCTGGGCGGTTCGTGGCGTCGATCGGGACGGAGCCGAGTTCGTGGCCGATGCGTTTAATCGCGGCGCGGCTGGCGTCGTTACGCACGTGGCGCCCAAGTCGGTGCCCGTCGGGCGCTGGGCGATCGTCGTTGCCGATGGTCAAGCGGCCCTGGCTGATTTCGCTCGCTGGCAGCGCGGTCGCTTTGCCGGTCGTGTGGCCGCGGTCACTGGCAGCGTGGGCAAGACGACGGCTCGACTGTTGATCGACGCGGTTTTAGGCGTGCGCCTGGCCGGCTCGTGCAGCCCTGAAAACTACAATAACCAGCTCGGCGTGCCCTTGAGCATGAGTCAGTGGGCCCCAGCCAACGAATATGCCGTGGTCGAGTTGGCGGCCCGCCGCTCGGGCGAGATCGCCGAGCTGTGCCAGCTTTGCCGACCGCACATCGGCGTGGTCACGCAACTGGGGGAATCGCATCTCGAAACATTTGGCAGCCGCGGCGCGATTGCCACGACCAAGGCCGAGTTGATCGCGGCGCTGCCGGCGGAAGGGCTGGCGGTGCTCAATGCCGACGACCCGGCGCAGCGTGATTTCGAGCGATCGACCAAGGCTCGCATCGTTTGGGTTGGTCGCTCAGCGCGAGCCGATCTGATGGCCACCCAAGTGCGCTACGCCCACGGTCGCTTGTCGTTCACGGTTCAGGGCGAACGCCTCGTCGCGCCCGTTTGGGGTCGGCATCATCTGACTTCGGTGCTGGCCGCTGTGGCGGTGGGGCGCGAGTTCGGCTTGAGCTGGGATGAGATTCGAGCTGGCTTGGCCTTGTTCGTGCCGCCGGCTCAGCGCGGCGCGGCTCTTTCGATCGGCCAACTGCGCGTGATCGACGATTCGTACAACGCCAGCCCGTTGTCGATGCGGGCGGGGCTGGAGTTGTTGCGGCATGACGACTCGCCGGGGCTGCGGATCGTGGCCTGTGGCGATATGTGCGAGTTGGGTGACGAAGCCCCCGCTTTGCACCGCCGGTTTGGCCAGGAAGTGGTCACGCGCTGCGGCGCCGATTTGCTGGTGGCCTGTGGGCCCAACGCCGATCACGTGGTCAATGCGGCCCAGCAGGCTGGCATGTCCGAGCAACGCGCGATCGCCTGTGACTCGCCGGCTGGTGTGGCTGAAGTGGTGCGCGAGCGCGCTCGGCCCGGCTCGGTCGTATTGCTCAAAGGTTCACGCGTCATGGGCATGGAAACTTGCTTGAAGATTTGGCGGGCCGAAGCAGACGAGTTGCAGCGCGTGGCGGCTTGATCGCCTCGCGACGAAATAAAACACGCAGGAGAATCTCCCCGATTTTTTTGCAAGCTCCTTCGATGACGCCAAACTGTTGCGGGACAGCGCGGCGTCAGCCTCCCTCCTGGGTCGAAGCATACCACTTGTCGATTCGACTACTGGGTCAGTCGGATCGGCAAGAGCTTCTCGAAGGGGCTTGATACTGAGCCCCGGGGCGACGGCCCAACCGTCGCCTCGGGGATCAGGGAACCAAGGTCGCCCGGTCTGATCGACGCTCGACCGGTGAATCGCGCCTACGCTGGTTGGGGCGCTGCGGTCGTCAGGCGGAACGCTCGAACCCCCGATCGGCATCGATGAGTATTTCAGCAGCCGTAGCCTTGCTCAGCGAATGGTCGAGCTTCGGCGCGCCGTGGCCTTTGCGTGCGGCCGTTGCCGGGATCGTATCGGCCACGCTGGTGCTGCTGTTTGGCGGCCGAGCGATTCAATGGCTCCGTCGCTTCGGCGGCGAAACGATCCGTCGGGACTCTCCGCTGTTGCACGCCTTGCATCAAAGCAAGGCTGGCACGCCGACAATGGGCGGGCTGATCTTTCTAGTCGCCAGTGCTTGCGCGCTGTTCTTTGCCGCCGATTGGGAAGACGTGCAGGTACAAACCGGCGGCATTCTGATCGCCGGCATGGCGGCCGTGGGCTTTGCCGACGATTACCTGAAACGTCGGCTCACGCGCCGCGGGTTGTCGAGTGCGGCAAAATTGCTTGGTCAGGTTGCTGTTACGGCCGGGGCGTTGGCGTGGCAGGCCGCGTTTGCTGATTCGACAAGTGCGCTCGTCGGCTGGCAGTTGGCCTGGGCTGGGTTCGTGGTCATTGCCTCGTCGAACGCCGTGAATCTGGCCGACGGGCTCGATGGCCTGGCGGCGGGAACGTGGACACTGGCCGCGGTTGCCATGATCGGCGCGGTCGCGCTCGCCGGCAGCGGCGCGAACGAAATGCTCGTCTTCACGGCCGCGCTCGTCGGAGCCGTGGCGGGGTTTTTGAAGTTCAATCGTCATCCGGCCCAGGTGTTCATGGGAGACACCGGCGCACTGGCCTTGGGAGGCGTGCTCGGTTGGCTGGCCGTATCGGCTCATGTCGAGTGGATTTGGCTGGTTGTCGCCGGTGTATTTGTCATCGAAGCGATCAGCGTCCTGTTGCAGGTGGGCTGGTTTCGAGCCACTGGACGCCGGGTGCTTCGCTGTGCGCCGTTGCATCATCACTTTCAGTTTCTCGGCTGGCCAGAGCGGAGAATCGTGTTTCGTTTTTGGGTTGTGGCAGGCTGCTGCGCGCTGATCGGGTTGCTGTTGGCCAATACCATGCCACGCTCGAACGATTTCGAGATCGCCAAAACCAAAGTCGCCACCGAACTGCGCTAATCAAATCAGGAATCCGTGATGAAAGCACACCACCCAATCGCCGGCACGGTTCACGGACATCGCGGTTCGCGCGGAACGCACGTTGTCTTCGCGGGCGGAGGAACCGGCGGGCATTTGTTCCCAGGGCTGGCGGTCGCCGAAGCTTTGCGACAAGCGCAGCCGGAGCTGCGCATCACCTTCGTCGGCAGCGGACGTTCGCTCGAACGAGGCGAGGTGCCGGCGGCAGGCTTTGACTACATGGCCATCGCGGCCGCGCCGGGGCCGCGCAAAATGTGGCACTGGCCCCGTTTTGCTTCATCACATATCGCCGCCAGCCTAACGGCGCGGCGCTGGCTCGAACGCGAGCAGGCGTCGCTGGTCGTCGGCCTGGGGGGCTATGCCAGCGTGCCGGCCGTGGCCGCCGCGCAGCGCATGAACTTGCCGACGTTGTTGCTCGAACAGAATGCCGTGCCGGGTCGGGCCACGCGCTGGTTGGCCGGGCGAGCGAGCGTTGTCTGTCTAGCACTGTCGCAATCGCAGTCTTGGCTGGGAAGCGCAGGCAACAAGGCGGTGGTCACCGGCAATCCGCTGCGCCGTCCGTTTCGTGTCACGTCACGCCGGGCCGATGCCGATCGCGTGCAGAAAACCTGCGTCGTCCTGGGGGGCAGCGGCGGCGCGGTCGAGCTGAACACCGCCTTCCTCGACGCGCTGACGCAACTGCGTGGCGTGGCGCTCGGCTGGCGAATGGTACATCAGACGGGCACGACCGAGGCCGAGGCTGTCGCGCGACGCTACGCCTTGATGGGGTGCGATGCACACGTGACGCCGTTCATCGATCATCCGGCCGAAGTGCTGGCCGAAGCCGATCTTGTCGTCACGCGGGCCGGCGCGACGAGCCTGGCCGAATTGGCGGCGTTGGGCGTGCCGACCGTGGCGTGTCCTTACCCGCGGGCGGTCGATCAGCATCAATGGCACAATGCCCAAGTCTATGCCGAGGCCGGCGGATGTCACTTGGTCGACTTCCGCACTGGTGAGCCTGGCGCGACGCTGGCCAAAACGCTGGCGCCGCTGTTGGTCGATCGCGTGGCGCGCGAGGCACTGGGGCAGGCGATGCGACGCCTGGCAGTGCCTGACGCGGCGGAGCGAGTGGCGATGATCGTCAGCGAAATGATTGGATACTCAACATTGATGCGGCAAGCGGCATAGGACCAAAGTGAACGCAGACAGCTCGAACAACACCGAGTTCCTCTTGCCCTGGCTGCGGCGCATTTGCGTCGCGCTGGTGTTGCTATCGGTTGCGTGGCGCGCCTACCACTACGATGCGCCGGTGGTCGATGGCTTTTGGGACAAGCAGATCGCGGTGGCCAACAAGTCGCGCGTGATGGCCGGTCCGCCGTTTCAGTGGCTCGAAGGAGGCTTCGACTTCCTATCCTACGAAGGGGAAAGCCGGCCTCTGGCTGAAGAGGTGCCGCTGTATCACGTGCTGACCGCCGTTGGTTACCGCTGGTTCGGCGATCGGCAGGATTGGTTTGCCCGCGGGCTCAGTTCATTAGGCTCGGTGGTGGCGCTGGTGGCGTTCTTCGCCCTGGTGCGGCGCGAAATGGGACGCAACTTTGCGTGGTTGGCAACCGTGGCGCTCGGCTGGTCGCCGATGTTCCTGTTCTATGGACGCTCAGTGCTGCCCGACGTGTGGATGATGGCGTGCGCGCTGGCGGCTGCCGCGGCCTATCGACGATACTTCGACGATAGTTGCGCGCGCTGGCTGTGGCTGGCAACCGGCCTGGGGTTGTTGAGCGCGAGCTTCAAATACTATGGCTTGATCGTCCTGTTGCCGATGGCCGAGATGATCGTGCGCTTCGATGGCTGGCGCGGGCTGTTCCGGCCACGGTTCTGGCTGCCTGCGGTGGGGATGACCTTGCCGATCGTGGTCTGGCTGGCACTGGCATTCATTGATCGGGACAACCCGGCTCGCGGCGGCTTGTACTTCATCTTTCAAGAGCCGTCG harbors:
- a CDS encoding UDP-N-acetylmuramoyl-L-alanyl-D-glutamate--2,6-diaminopimelate ligase; the protein is MTLGSASNHGIALRQVLPEAELFGADEIRVSSCCADSRQVRPGDLFVALSGVERDGHDFVADAVARGAAAVLAERPIQVDVPVACVADARRAYGHLCQALVGNPSQRLKVIGVTGTNGKTTTTHLIAGVLRAAGQYPAVLGTLGYSDGVEFEAARWTTPPAPVLAAWMARAEAAGCTHVVMEVSSHALEQSRVAGVEFDVVAVTNVRHDHLDYHQTLSAYRAAKARLFEQLGPSGVVVLNVEDDVCREMYLPRVDGPALTVALDRAAELNAVAVESCLSEQTFLLQIGSESVPVRTRLIGRHNIENCLVAAAVGLAYGVSTPDVVRGLESVDRLAGRLEPIVCGQSFGVYVDYAHTPDALAGVLDALREMTSGRVLCVFGAGGRRDRSKRPLMARAVELRADLAIVTSDNPRDESQRRIVADIMRGFAMPEAVHVIDDRAAAICYALQQAREGDVVLIAGKGHEEYQELADGQIDFDDRQVARDWLYAQWNSQSSRAA
- a CDS encoding UDP-N-acetylmuramoyl-tripeptide--D-alanyl-D-alanine ligase, which translates into the protein MQASEQITLADLVRAVGGKLIGPANEVVDAQQVLPRVAIDSRKLNAGEVFWAVRGVDRDGAEFVADAFNRGAAGVVTHVAPKSVPVGRWAIVVADGQAALADFARWQRGRFAGRVAAVTGSVGKTTARLLIDAVLGVRLAGSCSPENYNNQLGVPLSMSQWAPANEYAVVELAARRSGEIAELCQLCRPHIGVVTQLGESHLETFGSRGAIATTKAELIAALPAEGLAVLNADDPAQRDFERSTKARIVWVGRSARADLMATQVRYAHGRLSFTVQGERLVAPVWGRHHLTSVLAAVAVGREFGLSWDEIRAGLALFVPPAQRGAALSIGQLRVIDDSYNASPLSMRAGLELLRHDDSPGLRIVACGDMCELGDEAPALHRRFGQEVVTRCGADLLVACGPNADHVVNAAQQAGMSEQRAIACDSPAGVAEVVRERARPGSVVLLKGSRVMGMETCLKIWRAEADELQRVAA
- the mraY gene encoding phospho-N-acetylmuramoyl-pentapeptide-transferase; amino-acid sequence: MSISAAVALLSEWSSFGAPWPLRAAVAGIVSATLVLLFGGRAIQWLRRFGGETIRRDSPLLHALHQSKAGTPTMGGLIFLVASACALFFAADWEDVQVQTGGILIAGMAAVGFADDYLKRRLTRRGLSSAAKLLGQVAVTAGALAWQAAFADSTSALVGWQLAWAGFVVIASSNAVNLADGLDGLAAGTWTLAAVAMIGAVALAGSGANEMLVFTAALVGAVAGFLKFNRHPAQVFMGDTGALALGGVLGWLAVSAHVEWIWLVVAGVFVIEAISVLLQVGWFRATGRRVLRCAPLHHHFQFLGWPERRIVFRFWVVAGCCALIGLLLANTMPRSNDFEIAKTKVATELR
- a CDS encoding UDP-N-acetylglucosamine--N-acetylmuramyl-(pentapeptide) pyrophosphoryl-undecaprenol N-acetylglucosamine transferase, which gives rise to MKAHHPIAGTVHGHRGSRGTHVVFAGGGTGGHLFPGLAVAEALRQAQPELRITFVGSGRSLERGEVPAAGFDYMAIAAAPGPRKMWHWPRFASSHIAASLTARRWLEREQASLVVGLGGYASVPAVAAAQRMNLPTLLLEQNAVPGRATRWLAGRASVVCLALSQSQSWLGSAGNKAVVTGNPLRRPFRVTSRRADADRVQKTCVVLGGSGGAVELNTAFLDALTQLRGVALGWRMVHQTGTTEAEAVARRYALMGCDAHVTPFIDHPAEVLAEADLVVTRAGATSLAELAALGVPTVACPYPRAVDQHQWHNAQVYAEAGGCHLVDFRTGEPGATLAKTLAPLLVDRVAREALGQAMRRLAVPDAAERVAMIVSEMIGYSTLMRQAA